From the genome of Impatiens glandulifera chromosome 9, dImpGla2.1, whole genome shotgun sequence, one region includes:
- the LOC124916350 gene encoding phospholipase A1-IIbeta-like has translation MDPNWRVLSGENKWKGLLVDPIGDDFRRYIIHYGEMAQATYDAYDSDETSITGGNSKFPMEKLFSQVGLGKGRAKKNYTITKYFYATSSFAPFNKDTNWMGYVAVSTDQGTKEAGRRDIVVAWRGTNEDSEWLNNVGILQQPASLIFGDLEEDDIPWVHGGFYLMYTSNNPDSTFSNISVRDQVLQEVSRLVSMYKNEKISVVVTGHSLGGALTTLNAIDIARNVFKNQDDHSITNLVTAFAFASPRIGGSMLRDSTASLKNLHILRIENKPDAVPDFPNIGYRDVGQVLFMDTEESEFLKRKGFISSKGMAHNMEIYLHGVSGTQGIKTEFKKVVERDISLVNKHGENLVDIYGVPVAWWDQVDKAGMVQLEDGLWKLIINKKNLVSKL, from the exons ATGGATCCTAATTGGAGAGTTTTGAGCGGTGAGAATAAGTGGAAGGGCTTGTTGGTTGATCCAATTGGCGATGACTTTCGTCGTTACATAATCCACTACGGAGAAATGGCTCAGGCGACTTACGATGCATATGATTCCGATGAAACCTCAATCACTGGCGGAAATAGCAAGTTCCCCATGGAAAAACTCTTCTCCCAGGTCGGCCTGGGAAAAGGACGTGCCAAGAAGAATTACACCATAACAAAGTATTTCTACGCGACTTCTTCTTTTGCACCTTTTAACAAGGACACTAACTGGATGGGCTATGTCGCGGTTTCGACGGACCAAGGGACAAAGGAGGCCGGGAGGAGGGACATCGTGGTTGCTTGGAGAGGAACAAACGAGGATTCTGAGTGGTTGAACAATGTTGGAATTTTGCAACAACCTGCCTCCCTGATATTTGGAGACCTAGAAGAGGACGACATCCCCTGGGTTCATGGAGGTTTCTACCTAATGTACACCTCAAACAATCCCGATTCAACATTTTCTAATATCAGTGTTAGAGATCAg gTTCTTCAAGAAGTTTCACGTTTAGTGTCCATGTACAAGAACGAGAAGATTAGTGTGGTTGTGACAGGCCATAGTCTTGGTGGAGCGCTTACAACTCTAAACGCAATCGATATAGCAAGAAATGTTTTTAAGAATCAAGACGACCATTCCATAACTAATTTAGTGACTGCCTTTGCATTTGCAAGCCCTCGCATTGGAGGATCAATGCTTAGGGATTCAACTGCCTCCCTCAAGAATCTTCATATACTCCGTATAGAGAACAAACCTGATGCGGTGCCTGACTTCCCAAACATCGGTTATAGGGACGTGGGACAAGTTCTATTCATGGACACGGAAGAGTCCGAGTTCCTAAAAAGAAAAGGTTTTATAAGTTCGAAAGGTATGGCTCATAACATGGAGATATATCTGCATGGAGTCTCAGGAACTCAAGGAATAAAAACCGAGTTTAAGAAGGTGGTGGAAAGGGACATTTCGTTGGTTAACAAACATGGTGAAAATCTCGTTGACATATATGGTGTGCCGGTTGCATGGTGGGATCAGGTCGACAAGGCCGGGATGGTTCAATTAGAAGATGGGTTGTGGAAATTGATCATCAATAAGAAAAATCTTGTTAGCAAATTGTAA